taaagatgatttttttaatatgtgaataatattaattaatattgagaTAGTGCAGTCTTCCTAGTTATCTGAACTTTCTTGGATTCTCTTAAATAGAATTATGAAATCATCTTTAATATCTTAAAAGTATCACTAAATTGGTAACATCTTTCAATTAAAAACTTCAGTCAACTGAAAGTGGTAAAttgcttttataatttaattttatcagtAGTTGGTCAAACTAATATTTGAATgagatttttctttcaatcatcAAATTCGCATGAGATATACCAATGTTCATTATCATTTGTCCCCAATTCCTTGTTCTAATTTATTCTATCTCATCCTTTGCAGGTTAAGCAGGCAGATGAACTTGAAAACATACTGACCAAGAAATTTCTTAGATTTTTATCAATGAGAGCTGAGGCTTTCCAAGTACTCAGAAGAAAGCCTGTTCAGGTTTGTATCTACTAGCATTAAGATAGTTTtcttttcgttttcattttcttttaaattgacAATGGTGTCTGGTGATAAATTTTCGTATTGAATTATGTAGTGTCTACTTGCGTGGAGTTTCATTGTTGAGGTCGTTTCCTAGATAGTGTATTGCATGACTTTAATAAATGAGATGGAGCAGAGCAGTGTGTTCAACCTACATTGTTGtgctttcttatatatatacacacataggAGTTACAAAATAAGGCAAGGTACATACCACCTTAACCCTAAAGTTGGGTACATacgaaagaaataataataataatataacattacaTTTTAACAGCATAATGCTAAGGTTGTGCTTTGATTGATGACTTGTTATTATTACTAAAGTTTGACAAGCAATAGGCATACCACATGCACTAAAATTCTGTTAGGTGTTACTTATTTGGAAGGTAGTGCTTGGTTTAAAAGGTGAAAGAAATCCTCTACAGACATAAAATGGGACATGCAAAACTATCcttgcatttaatttttcttctcatattttgGCACTGATTTATGTATTGAAAAATACTGTATAGTGTctatttattagtaatttttaaattgtatggTGGTTTATTTACCTCCAAAGGAATTTTAATCCTCGTGTGAATAATTATTACTGAGAATCACAGCATTGTTGGGGTAGTTTACTCTGTTCATACTGTTAATGATTCTAACTAATATTTCTTTCCTTTCACTAGGTAGAagacaatttcttttaacattacGAAATAGTGAAaaagatgaggggaaatctcccttgtgtgtctttgcatacacatagggtaatgtatttataataatacaaatgtAGGCTaaacccaaatacaaatgaatatataaaagtaaaataataagaataaggacaatgtttccctaataaacatatatggactatgtttttctaattaacataaacacaatatctaacaaACATACTAACGTTTTTCATGGTAACTTGATCATTGATGTCATCTTGTTGTTTCTCTTGGCAGGGATATGACATTAGCTTCCTTATAACAAATTACCACTGTGAGGATATGCAAAAGCACAAACTCATTGATTTTATAGTGCAATTTATGGAGGCAAGAATTTCGTTTACCCTATAATTTAGATTTGCCTTTGTTTACGTGACATGTAGTAATTATCTAAATTAGGGATACCGTATGATCTATGAAAGCATTGCAAAGGTTCCGCGGAACATTATTCTCCTGGGTAATTGGTGCTAAGATCAGTATAACATgcagaaataaattaaaatataataagtagAATAACATTTTGATATTCTTTATTGAATGTTAGATACCTGACCTTATACATCAACTTTCAAACGAGgtataaataatttacttaCAGACTTTTCCTGCCGGATTGGTATTTGGTATAGTGGACTTAAAAAGATTTACTGATAATTTGAAATAGCAAGATGATGTTTTTGCTTGCTTTCTATTACCTTCCCGACATTTAAAGTCGCTTCTTTCATCGATCTGTTGTGcttttatatatgatattgtccatattaaataaatgtgaCTTCTActttagttttgtttaattgtttgaaatttaGTATAATAATGGCCTTCAAATTACAGGACATTGATAAAGAGATAAGTGAGCTCAAAATGTCAGTGAACACACGGGGGAGGCTTGTTGCTACAGAATTTTTGAAGCAGTTTATCTGATGCTTTTAACAAGTTGGAACTGCCAAATCCGTGTAAATTGTACTCTGCAGGTCTAGTTTTACTTCACTTATCAAGTGCTTTGCCCCATGAGCCAATGGTCTGtggttttattatatttaacagAAGTGCAGAATAAATTTTGTAGAGCTTAGTACagtatataaagaaaattatgacAAACCTCCATGACATTCCGAGTAATTGAAGCTACTAAAGGTTAGCACATttatcacttaattttttttcttccaattttcAACTTTTGCATGTTTTATCATCCAATTTTTTTTCGTACATCTTATGATCTTTTCAAGCTCTTCACATTTTACccaatttaaaaatcaataataaagcAGTTATTTTTTAGAGGCATATCATCATTTTCAtacatatttaacaaatttattccTATTTGTAACTGAGTGGTTGACAGGGATAGTAAAACAAGCCAGTGCACAACAAGCATTAGAAAGGGTTAAGATTAGAGTTGTCAACTTTACCTATTCTCATAGGTCTattctaattcttttttaaaaagctCTTTTTAAGAAGTTAAGgggagtaaaaaaaaaaatctcaacttTAAGAACTCGATCTCAAGTGGATTGGGTTAGAGTTAGACGGTTtcactataaaattttatttaatttttagaaacaatacatataaattatatattttattacataatttaataaattatagttatattatatttaaataatatttttatatcatttttattattatgttattaaataaaatatataataatacttcatatattttgagtttttatctattaaataaaatatatatttttatattataattatatataacaatctttatatataaaataatatttcatatatatttttcatatatgaaatatttaataattttattaatggttaatttaaaaaaaaactcgaATTATCACTTTTTACATATTCTCTAATTAAATGTAgtctttgtaaaaaaaaagtgttcaagttaaataaataaaatgatttctttttggtcttaattagatttaatttcttcaaaatcaaataaatattttaaaagatataaatgaCTTGcttaattcattaataaaaagtgaattttttataatgtgatTAATaagtattcttttatatttgtgttattttttaataacattttaagttttttaatttcttttaattctacaaagaagaaaatcaacATCATTAGAAATTTAAGCATAAAGATAAAAGTTTcatgttaaaacataatatacaacaaaaaatcaataaaattatattttaaaattttgagttaaagataacattttatattattttttttattcacttctTTCTATGCGAGATGGTAAAACATATACGTTGAAAGTgaatcaatcaacataaagtaattgaaatatatatgcatatgattaaaaaaattacaagagtAGAAAAAGGAGAAAGTAATAAAGTACATGCATGTTGAACAATTGAATTAATAGCAACCAGCATATAGAAAATGCACATAATTTTTAAGTAttctaaaactaataaatttagTGAATATTAAGATATGATACAACATAAAGaatttaatattgtaaaaagtttattgtattcaaaatatttttttttaaaaaaaaaattcatgagtTGGCACTAATTCACAGTATTTTTGTaaaggaaaatgttactttaacaCCCAATTTTGACACTCTTTTAACACCGGTCAGGTGTCATTCTCTGATTGGgtgctcttttatttttaaaaaatgagatgGTTAAATGAACTGAGGGGCAAAAGTGGAATGTAAAGTGTGGGGTTTTAGTTTTGGCgctctctttcatttttcattttcgtcATTTGCTCTCCGACGGTTCTCCCATCTTCTACGTCTTCCCAGTATCTTGGCCGGCCTCCTTCTCCAAGTTTTCTCAGGCGTTTTGGTTGTGGTGAGGTGTTGTGGTTGTCGGACCATCACCGTTGTGGTGTGGGTTGTTGTAGGTCGTTGTGGGTCTGTGGGCAAACGCTTGTGGGTCGTTCTCGTTGTTGCACCATTGTGTTGTGGTCGGACCATCACTGTAGTGGTGTCGGACCATTGCGTATTTCGGGTAAGTGCATGAATTACTTTTCCTTATGGAATCTGTAATAGAgaggtttgtttttttttaagcgAAAGCTAAGTTATTTTGTGGGTATTGTTATGACTGCAGGTCCAATGGCTTTAAGAAAAGCAAgtgtaagaaatttttttatgtattattgttATGGATGGTGTATAAGGTTTGAAGGTTAGAatttaatgtatgttattttaatgttttgtagtggcgTCTTCGTATTTTCATGGATTCGGCCAGCATTCTTGAAATGAATACCAAACTACAATACCGTCATATAGAGCGTCTTAATATGACCCCTTTTAAATGCTGCATGAACCTTTTAAACCCTATTGaggtgaatttaaaattattgaaggaGATGGTTCAACGGTGGGTTGGGAGTGATGTTAATTTTAGGGTGTGTCAACAATTGGTTCCTTTGAATGTTGTGGATGTCTTCATGGCCACAGGGTTAGACATAGGTGGTCTAGACGTTACCTTTGACCAATGTTTAGTTGGATTGGTTGGTGACATGTTTAATCCCAGAACCACGACAAAGAAGGACTTGATTCAGAAGTTTCATTTGATTGTAGAGGATGACAACATAGAGGTGGATGTGGTGTGTaggttatatattttagtttgtttagtTACATTTGATTAGAGCAGCGTATATTAACTCCAGTCTTCAACCTACCATGCAAAGATACCAAAGTTTGTGNAAAACATTCTACGAAATTGCTGAGGTAGCATGTGAGTCAGAACCTGTTTCTAAGGAGTTGGAGAAAGAACTTGATATGTTGCGTAAAAAGTTTGGATGCAGTTCAACGATGACAAATAACATAGTGAGTGAAGGAGGCGAACTGCGTTATGACAATGTTGTACCTGCTTCCATACAACAAAGCAGTGGTGTAAGTGGTGATTTACTTGTACGTAGTCCTATAACAGTGAAACGGAAGGGGCGACCTCACACCAACAGGTTAAAGTCAGCCGTTGAGAAACAgaccaaaaaaggaaaaagtgtgTCAACTAAAAAGAGTTCAAGAACATCCATTGAACAATGTGtgagtattttagttttatgtttgtCCATTTAAGACTTTGTTTTCTGTTGAAATTGAGTCTAATTATAATTGTGTTCATTTAGGGGACAACATTACCTAACCTAACACAAAGTGAGGAAGACATGCAATTTGGATCCCAATCTTACCAATGCTACGATGTATCCCAACAATCCAACATAGCTCAATCTGGATTTATGTCATTGTTAAATGNTGTACACAACAACTATGATGACAACATTGTTTGATGTATATTGTTGGTTGAATGTGAAATGAAGTAATCTTTTTTGTGTTAAGGAATACCTTTTTTTGTATCTTGTCGTCATTGTTATCACCACTAatagtaatcgattactaggtgggtgtaaacgattacaacaccAGCGTAGGACTTAATTGCCCTCTGTGCAACGTAGTGTCCCCACATCCCCCTTATAACTTCTCCTGCACTGTCAATTTAACTGCCCACTACTGCCACTTAACCATTTGGGATTTTTTCAACTTGCACATCACTTCCTACATATACGAACCCTACCATAATTATTCTCCAACTAAAAACCCTAACACAACTGCAATGGGTGATCGCGCTAAGAAGAAACAAAAGCCATCTTCTTCCCTTGAGGGTGGACGTCGGCGACAACGCAGTCCGACACCATCCCCACCACCGTCATCACCGCACTCAGTGCATGACCTATTCTCCACTGAGGAACAAAGAAGAAATTTGCTAAGCATTTTGTCAATCGAGAAGTATTAGAAAGCAAATTCTTAGACACGGAGTACTTCGAAGAATCAAATTTCCAATTCTATCAGATATTGTGTGATGCTGGACTGAAggattttgtttgcttgagatATTCTTTCTACCCAGAATTAGTGAGAGTGTTTTACAACAACATGGTCATTTCTCAAACTGGAGTTATTTGAACAGAGGTTAAAGgggtgaaaataaaaattagccCTAAACTCTTTAATGAGATTACTTCCCTCCCATCGAATGGTGCTCGTTTTGAAGGGCGAATTGTGGATGACTTGAAAGAACACTATAATTCCGTAAGTGGTAGGGAATTTGTCCGTAGAGATGATGCTGAAATACTTCCAAGGTTAACTGCAGGGCAAATGAAGGTTCAACATAGGATTCTACATTACGTTCTTACAAGGATTTTAATTCCTCGCTNAACCAACATTGGACAGCCAACTGAAGAGGATATTATGCTGATCTNGGCCCTTTTCAATGGGAAGGAAATTAACTAGGGACATCTTATCAGGTACAAGATGAAGAAGGCATTAAAGGACAAAGCCAAACTACCTTATCCTCATTTGATAACAATGTTTTTGGAACGCTTTGAAGTTCCTTATAACAATGATCCTGTGACAGAAATTATGTGCAAGCAAAAGATGGGATATGAAACTATTCGGTCATTTGGTTATGTGCAAAACGAAGACGGAGAGTGGGtagtacaaaaagaaaatacccCCAATGCTGAAGATGAAGCCACAGAAGATGAAGACAATGATGACGACAATTNTTCTACAACACTAAGTGATGTCATGAACCGTATAGATCAAATGCAGACATTCGTCGCCTCTAGATTGGATGGANTACAAACTCGTTTTGATCAAATGGAGAGTACGATGGGAACAAGATATGAAAACTTTCAAACGCAATTTGGAAACATCGACACGACCATTGGGAGCATAGAGGAGGAACTGCAGCACCTCCGCATGCGCTTTGATAATTTCATCAACCTTGAAATGTGGTTCTTTCTCTTTGTTTATTGAAATCATGAACTGTAAtagtctttttattttcattacttaGTCTTTATTGTGGTAAtcttttgttattgttaatGAAAGTTGTGGTGAAGAATGTATCAACGAAAccaatgtttgtttttattaatgcaATATTCCCAAAGTAGTTCATGTGTACAATAGGGTCCCCTACGTTATGATTAGTGGTTCCTGTAGAGGGAATTTGTGTCCAAAAATGAAATTTGCCTaccgtaatcgtttacaatgacaatgtaaacgattacaattaACAATTTTCGCGCAGAGGTTAAATGATTCACTATGTTTGAGTTCCAATGACACTCGTACTGTCATTacttatattctttattaatccattaattcttaaaattgaCCGATATAATTCTATCAGTTCCAATTCATTGTTATTCAAATGGTTTGACCactttcaatttggttggtaaGTNTGTTGACTGCATTAATGGTGCATTAAACCCCATTCAAAGGTCCAACATTATCATAAAGCCATTCAAACTGATTTGTAAACTTTAACACAACATTTAATGCCCTATTTTGACCAAAGCGGTTTCCTAGAAGTTAAGGAAGAACCTATGTGCCTATAAATTTGAGAGGTTTCGTTGTACTTAACAAAGAGAAACTCTAATACATCACCACACTATTTTCTTCTTTGGGAAAGCATGACATCATCATCAACTCAGCAAACGTCTACAATATTGTGGGAATTCGTCACCATCCACCTCAAAGATATGGTAAAAATCTTGTTGTGATTATATAACGTTTTAAANTACTCTTACTTTCACACCTACATTTGCAGgattttggctatgtggataGGCACTTTGTTGCGACCTTCGAGAATGAATTAGGAACAACGTGGACACTGTTCGACAATCATGGTCGAACGCACTACGTTACTTACAACATGAACACCTTACATCCAAGAATTACAACTGGATGGACTTCCATGAGAGACATATACCATGAAAGGCTTGATGATGCGCACATCACGTTCCAATATTTGGGTCACAACCATttcaacattataatttattttggccCTTGCACCAACAGTAGTAGGGAATATTTCATTCATCAATCTACCTATGATCCTGAGGCCTCATTATTCGCTGTGAAATTGACTAAATCACAATGTCATGGAAGTCATTTGGTACGTATCCAATTGTTCTAGTTAACCAAAATTGTTTTGCATGACTATTATACAATCACTTATTATTGGATCTTTTCCAGGATTTGAGAACCAATTTTGGGAATGCAATCAGGAACAACGACTTTACAGAGGTTGAGCTTCTTGGTCATAAGGAGGGCATCCGGTGCAAGGTTTTGGTTTCACATACTAGGAATTCAACAAAGTTTGGAAAAGGATGGAGAGATTTTTGCAGTGAATATGGCTTGAAAGAAGGAGACGTTCTTGTCTTTGAAGTTCAGAACCATGTCTATGACATTGCTGTAGAAGTGCACATTAATGGATGTATCTGTAATGTTAACCACCAAATATCGTTGTGAAGTAGACTACAGAACTATTATTTCTGTTCAacttatgttatatttatattacaataaaactttgtttatgGTTACATCGAATTAATGAAATACGATTAAGTATTCCCAATTTTCTCTTATGTACATGATGTCGTCAAACTACATTATTACCCTACTAAAAATTACATGGAGTCAACGAACTTAGAAAGAAATTTTTAACATGGTCCCCTGCGACCAAAAAAATGGCTCTCTACGTTGACGTTTTTGTCCAAAACAACAATTCAGTTCGTTGTTATCGTTTACAAGTgcgttgtaaacgattacagcaGCTGTTTCTGCAGAATCAGGTACTTTGGTCTTATGGCACTCACCAATGGTGGTCTCCTTCCAAATCCAACAAGGTTGAACCAAAAGGACAACATCTCTCACACcacaaattgacaaaaaaatcaGTTGAACCTCTtgtataaaacataaatttttaacatgGTCCCCTGCGACCAAAAATATGGCTCTCTACGTTGACGTTTTTGTCCAAAACAGCAATTCAGTTcgctgtaatcgtttacaggtgcgttgtaaacgattacagcaGCTGTTTCTACAGAATCAGGTACTTTGGTCTTATGAGCACTCACCAATGGTGGTCTCCTTCCAAACCCAACAAGGTTGAACCAAAAGGACAACATCTCTCACACcacaaattgacaaaaaaatcaGTTGAACCTCTtgtataaaacataaatttttatcatGGTCCCCTGCGACCAAAAAAATGGCTCCCTACGTTGAGGTTTTTGTCCAAAACAACAATTCAGTTcgctgtaatcgtttacaagtgcgttgtaaacgattacagcaGCTGTTTCTACAGAATCAGGTACTTTGGTCTTATGAGCACTCACCAATGAAGGTCTCCTTCCAAAACCAACAAGGTTGAACCAAAAGGACAACATCTCTCACACcacaaattgacaaaaaaatcaGTTCAACCTCTtgtataaaacataaatttttaacatgGTCCCCTGCGACCAAAAAAATGGTTCTCTACGTTGACGTTTTTGTCCAAAATAGCAATTCAGTTcgctgtaatcgtttacaggtgCGTTCTAAACGATTACAGCAACTGTTTTTGCAGAATCAGGTACTTTGGTCTAATGAGCACTCACCAATGGTGGTCTCCTTCCAAACCCAACAAGATTGAACCAAAAGTACAACATCTCTCACACCACAAATTGACAAAAAACTCAGTTGAACCTCTtgtataaaacataaatttttatcatGGTCCCCTGCGACCAAAAAAATGGCTCTCTACGTTGAGGTTTTTGTCCAAAACAACAATTCAGTTcgctgtaatcgtttacaagtgcgttgtaaacgattacagcaGTTGTTTCTGCAGAATCAGTTTCCTTTGGAACTCCACTACGATCTTGTGCTCAAAATCCACAATTCAGTCATATTTAACAAAGCATTGCTTCATTCATCATTGAAATCAAGTAATGCtacatttcaatacaaaattcattcatcaatAATTCATACACAACCACAAATCccatttaaaatacaaatatcttaataaaggcAACTTCCATGTATAAAACATTGAACAAAAGACAATCCAGATTACAAAACATTTGTTCATGCTACACAATCTGCATATTacaatatgttaaaaatatttacaaatctcACTCTTTGTTTTTCCTAAGCAATCCTACATATGGAGTTCTAAGTGCTCTGCTCTTGTAACGCCTTCGTGACCTCATCCTGACAAATGTCTTCATTGCAGGACAAACACTGGACATGCCTTCTTGGGAGTGGCCTCCCAACGGGATCCCGCCCGGACTCATGCCTCCAGGGGATATGGACGGTTCTTCATGTGCCACATTGTGTCCATCATCTTGTGGTCTTCTTCGTCTACGTTTCTCAAATGCCACCTCTTCCTTCAACACAAGAACCCTCCTTTTAAGTTCTGCAACAAGACTTTGTTGCTCGTGTAAACTTTCCAAAAACCGCTCGCTGCGATTTTTCTTAAGTTCCTTCTTTGTTGATGccttttcatctttattttttcctcttgcttGATCCTTCAAGTCTTTCTCATCCTTCATTGtaccaacatcaacatcaacatcaacatcaacatcaacattaaCCTGAAATTGAACAATTCAAACCACACTAAGAACACATTTATTAATGATAACAATAAACACTCAAACAACTTACTACACCAGTTTCCAAAGCTCTTGTTACTAGGTTCTCTCCCAATTTTAAATTCATCCAATGCAATattcttggatttttttctATAGCACCTTTGGGAGGAATCAATTTCTCAAAAAACCAAACctacacaaaaatatataatgttaacTGTTACTCAAAAACTGAATGGAAGCAACAACACCAAATTGAATTTCCACTCCGTCAATGAATAAACATAACTTACTTGCAACATGTAAATGCAACCATCGACATAAACGTTCGTTGtggcttttcctttcttcaatgCATCTGAAGCTTTGTTCAAACCACGTACCAAACATCTATACACTAAACTAGTCCAACAATATTTTcccaaatcatttaaattatcaacaatttcaaataatatgggAAACACTTTTCCATTACGCTGTGGAATTAATATCTCACAAATACCAAGCAATatgtacaagctacaaaaaGGAGCACAAGGAatgctttttcctttcttcatcaaacatttgtaTAGCAAAGTCaactttgttgttttattgCCAATGTATTTCACACATCTACTTCGTCCCatttcttcctttaaatctATCTCTTTCCCATCTAAACTCAAATCCAAACCTAAACAAAATCTTTCTCATTCATAGGCACAACTTTGTCTGCAATTAAGAAACCACTACTTGAATCCACCCATTTAAACACTAACTCACTCAACATTTTCCTACCAACTTTAACATTACCAGTCAAATCTAAAAACCACCCAAACAGAGTGCCGGCAATCCATGAACGGTGCTCCTTACTCAAACATTTGTTCAAACTAGATATGAACTTTGTCGAAACTGAgtgacgaaccgtcaactgcacACACATTGCAAAAACCCaaacttaaaaaccctaaatcataaaaGACATACAAAACCCAAAATCTATACACCACACCATAAACAACAACACCCACAGTACAATGCCCTTACCCTCGTCGAAGAAGTCGTCATTTCGCAAGACGAACACACCAACAACGAAAACAGCCAATGACCGCCACACCCACACCGATAAGGAAGGCCACCACTGCAACCACAACGACCAACGACAGTCAAATGGCGAAAAAGAAGCCCAAAACGATTTCCCAACACCGTTAGCGAAGAGAAATAAGTTATCGGAGGAACTGTTTTTCTAATGAAGCAGGGAAGAAAGATAATTTCACTCACATGAATCTGGTCAAGGGCAAAGATggaaacaaaatattcaaatctGCTCCAATTGGATGACGTCaaattgttgattttttttaaaaaattaattcgcCCAATAGGAAGCTGACACGTGGCATTATTAAAGTTGTGTCAAAATAAGAGTGTCAAAATCTCGGCTTccttttgtaaatattttggtCCTGTGTGATATTTCTATGGGGAACTTTTTGATCTAGTGAATTTTTTTGTCTCAACCTACGTGAGTCAAGACCAAACCCTCGTAAGGAACCAAGTTGAAAAGTTTAGTTATGATTGACAAGAATAAAGttaaggtttaaaaaaaatattctttaagtGTTTTTGTAacgattaaaacaaaaatcatcatAAATATTTCTCATTTTATCGTTTCATCTCGAGTATTAAGCAATTTATAACAACTAGATAAtcgtgtgtatatatatatatatatatatatatatatatatatatatatatatatat
This genomic interval from Vigna radiata var. radiata cultivar VC1973A chromosome 8, Vradiata_ver6, whole genome shotgun sequence contains the following:
- the LOC106770859 gene encoding actin-related protein 2/3 complex subunit 4 isoform X1 yields the protein MASTLRLYLTCIRNTLEAAMCLQNFPCQEVERHNKPEVELKTSPELLLNPVLICRNEAEKCLIETSINSLRISLKVKQADELENILTKKFLRFLSMRAEAFQVLRRKPVQGYDISFLITNYHCEDMQKHKLIDFIVQFMEDIDKEISELKMSVNTRGRLVATEFLKQFI
- the LOC111242311 gene encoding uncharacterized protein LOC111242311 gives rise to the protein MQRYQSLXKTFYEIAEVACESEPVSKELEKELDMLRKKFGCSSTMTNNIVSEGGELRYDNVVPASIQQSSGVSGDLLVRSPITVKRKGRPHTNRLKSAVEKQTKKGKSVSTKKSSRTSIEQCGTTLPNLTQSEEDMQFGSQSYQCYDVSQQSNIAQSGFMSLLNXVHNNYDDNIV
- the LOC106770859 gene encoding actin-related protein 2/3 complex subunit 4 isoform X2, whose protein sequence is MASTLRLYLTCIRNTLEAAMCLQNFPCQEVERHNKPEVELKTSPELLLNPVKQADELENILTKKFLRFLSMRAEAFQVLRRKPVQGYDISFLITNYHCEDMQKHKLIDFIVQFMEDIDKEISELKMSVNTRGRLVATEFLKQFI